In Flavobacterium sp. N3904, one DNA window encodes the following:
- a CDS encoding glycoside hydrolase family 16 protein, producing MKKHLSRISLIIGMNCFLFLSCSSSNSEEAVTTKVPSNLVVTSAIVGATAQDPAGDGSGTVNFKISATNATSYKIVLGNGETKELTNGSFTYTYTTSGSNTYVLYVSAYNADKFVSTSLSITVLVKPKLVWSDEFNTDGAPDASKWTFQIWDPGHVNSELQSYTNRPENTIVQGGVLKIKAIRETYGKGEFTSGRLESNGKFDFTYGKVVIRAKIPTGVGTWPAVWMLGSNIGSVGWPACGEVDILESVGKEPNINHSSLHSPGRSGNTPDTGIINVPNDNTEFHIYTADWTASYIKFYVDDKLFYTFANNSSFPFNKNFYLIINLAMGGSWGGSVDPNFTSSTLEVDYIRVYN from the coding sequence ATGAAAAAACATCTTTCTAGAATTAGTTTAATTATTGGTATGAATTGCTTTCTGTTTCTTTCTTGCAGTAGTTCAAATTCAGAAGAAGCAGTAACAACAAAAGTACCAAGTAATCTCGTGGTTACTTCTGCAATTGTTGGGGCAACAGCCCAAGATCCAGCAGGTGATGGAAGCGGGACAGTAAATTTTAAAATATCGGCAACAAATGCAACATCTTATAAAATAGTACTTGGAAACGGGGAGACAAAAGAACTCACAAATGGAAGCTTTACATATACTTATACTACATCGGGTTCAAATACTTATGTGTTGTACGTGTCTGCCTATAATGCTGATAAATTTGTAAGTACATCTCTGTCTATAACTGTTTTAGTTAAGCCCAAATTAGTTTGGTCTGACGAATTTAATACCGATGGTGCTCCAGATGCATCCAAATGGACTTTTCAAATTTGGGATCCGGGACATGTTAACAGCGAACTTCAATCATATACCAATCGTCCGGAAAATACAATTGTACAAGGGGGAGTTTTGAAAATAAAAGCCATCAGAGAAACTTATGGAAAAGGAGAATTCACCTCTGGAAGGTTGGAATCCAATGGAAAATTTGATTTTACTTATGGCAAAGTTGTGATTAGAGCAAAAATACCTACTGGAGTTGGGACCTGGCCCGCTGTCTGGATGCTGGGAAGCAATATTGGCAGTGTAGGTTGGCCTGCATGTGGTGAGGTAGATATTTTAGAATCTGTCGGAAAAGAGCCGAATATCAATCATTCATCATTGCACTCACCGGGGCGTTCAGGAAACACTCCTGATACAGGTATCATAAATGTGCCTAATGACAATACCGAATTTCATATTTATACTGCAGATTGGACAGCAAGTTATATAAAGTTTTATGTGGATGACAAGTTATTTTACACTTTTGCAAATAACTCGTCCTTCCCTTTCAATAAAAACTTTTACTTGATTATAAATTTAGCAATGGGAGGTTCTTGGGGAGGTTCTGTAGATCCAAATTTTACTTCCTCTACGTTGGAGGTCGATTATATAAGAGTGTATAATTAA
- a CDS encoding endonuclease/exonuclease/phosphatase family protein has protein sequence MSAKKFAYIVCFCAVSLFSNAQTLKIMTYNIRLDVASDGENDWTHRKDFFNAQIQFYEPDIFGVQEAKPNQVLDIATALPKYNYVGIGRDGIGKGESSNIFYIKEKFKVIESNTFWLSATPDTISMGWDAACNRVCTYALLKNKQSNKLIWVFNTHLDHIGEQARTKGLELILSRIEKLNNKKYPVILMGDFNSEPETDRIIALKNRMNDAKTISKEKPFGPYGTFNNFKYNEATTLLIDYIFLSKSNHITVNKYAVLSDARDLKYPSDHFPVFVEINYQ, from the coding sequence ATGAGTGCTAAAAAATTTGCTTATATAGTTTGTTTTTGTGCAGTGAGTCTGTTTTCAAACGCTCAGACTCTAAAAATAATGACGTATAATATTCGTCTTGATGTTGCCTCAGATGGGGAGAATGATTGGACGCACCGAAAAGATTTTTTTAATGCACAGATTCAATTTTATGAGCCCGATATTTTTGGAGTTCAAGAAGCAAAACCCAATCAGGTATTGGATATAGCAACCGCACTTCCAAAATACAATTATGTAGGAATAGGAAGAGATGGAATAGGAAAAGGAGAATCTTCGAATATTTTTTATATCAAAGAAAAATTCAAAGTGATAGAATCCAATACCTTTTGGCTGTCAGCAACACCAGATACCATTTCGATGGGCTGGGATGCCGCTTGCAACAGGGTTTGTACGTATGCTCTTTTAAAAAACAAACAAAGCAATAAGTTAATTTGGGTTTTTAATACACACTTGGATCATATTGGGGAACAAGCCAGAACCAAAGGATTGGAGCTGATTCTTTCAAGAATAGAAAAATTAAACAACAAAAAATATCCTGTCATTTTGATGGGTGACTTTAATTCAGAACCCGAAACCGATCGGATAATCGCATTAAAAAACAGAATGAATGATGCCAAAACGATTTCAAAAGAAAAACCTTTTGGGCCTTATGGAACTTTTAATAATTTTAAATACAACGAAGCAACAACACTATTGATCGATTACATTTTTTTATCGAAAAGCAACCACATTACAGTCAATAAATATGCTGTTTTATCGGATGCTAGAGATTTAAAATATCCCTCGGATCATTTTCCTGTTTTTGTAGAAATTAATTACCAATAA